A section of the Primulina eburnea isolate SZY01 chromosome 1, ASM2296580v1, whole genome shotgun sequence genome encodes:
- the LOC140839080 gene encoding uncharacterized protein, whose protein sequence is MKNRSVLINLLFGFLVLITYQTRGIDWFAEASKRRIHVDDNLDDVVDDEEDEAWREWGKKKQPEFDPPPTDFTGTGLQEMQEELMKRQLGPVFGFVKLVPGTRRTPEMVSDVAMKWTNVARTGAIEATFTGVDLSTIMFTMQKGQDSLELKEFILSQSDAYEIKIGDQLFRRPGDRPFEEVFEKIRTEKEERHHEL, encoded by the exons ATGAAGAACCGAAGCGTTCTCATTAATCTCCTCTTCGGTTTCCTCGTCCTTATAACCTACCAAACTCGCGGAATTGACTGGTTTGCGGAGGCATCGAAGCGGAGAATCCACGTAGATGACAATTTAGACGACGTCGTTGACGACGAGGAGGATGAAGCTTGGCGTGAATGGGGCAAGAAGAAGCAACCCGAATTCGACCCGCCGCCTACGGATTTTACCGGGACGGGTCTTCAAGAAATGCAGGAAGAATTGATGAAGCGCCAGCTCGGACCCGTTTTCGGGTTCGTCAAACTCGTGCCGGGAACTCGCCGGACTCCG GAAATGGTGTCTGACGTCGCCATGAAATGGACAAATGTCGCAAGAACAGGTGCAATTGAGGCAACATTCACGGGTGTAGATTTGAGTACCATCATGTTCACCATGCAAAAGGGTCAAGATTCGCTGGAG TTAAAAGAATTCATACTGAGTCAATCGGATGCGTATGAGATTAAGATAGGGGATCAACTTTTCAGAAGACCTGGAGATCGTCCCTTCGAAGAGGTTTTTGAGAAGATCCGGACGGAGAAGGAGGAAAGGCACCACGAACTTTAA
- the LOC140839060 gene encoding AT-rich interactive domain-containing protein 2-like — protein sequence MVVESDLKVFLSGIPDKTKKDVIELEKLKNNTLKLGEEDQDIVEPNRDFKIFNNKCTNEIAGNVDVYEKPSNIKDDNGENDQVSDEDSATRKRKRECYLGILNWLANIAKNPCDPAIGSIPEMQKWKHYGSEQMWKKILLVREKMLLKRNTDETSQHSIWQKKQKMHPSMYEDQSVSERLRFSQRLLVAKDSSRKTKGQLCSESSSSGSQSDNRQSDSTADSIGFGGNHTRKKHIPTGPDFQVDVPKCTEAAYDSDSKWLGTRIWPLYKGEHNKSLIERDLIGRGRQESCGCQFPGSIECVRFHVGEKRMKVKLELGSAFYEWKFNSMGEENAISWTKQDENKFQDIVNSNRLSSEKYFWDELFKFFPRKGRAALVSYYFNVFLLRRRGQQNRNITSNIHSDDEDSEYGPICNRFGQMATQSPGSIFRSPKKTNMSGS from the exons ATGGTGGTTGAGTCGGATTTGAAGGTGTTCTTATCAGGTATCCCAGATAAAACCAAGAAAGATGTAATAGAATTGGAGAAGCTAAAAAACAATACATTGAAACTCGGTGAAGAGGATCAGGATATTGTGGAACCAAACcgagattttaagatttttaataaTAAGTGTACTAATGAGATTGCAGGTAATGTGGATGTTTATGAAAAGCCTAGTAATATTAAAGATGACAATGGCGAAAATGATCAGGTGTCAGATGAGGACTCGGCTACAAGGAAGAGGAAACGTGAGTGCTACTTAGGCATACTGAATTGGCTCGCAAACATTGCTAAAAATCCTTGCGACCCTGCGATTGGATCAATACCTGAGATGCAGAAGTGGAAGCACTATGGAAGTGAGCAGATGTGGAAGAAGATCCTCTTGGTTCGTGAAAAAATGCTTTTGAAAAGAAATACAGATGAAACTTCTCAACATTCGATTTGGCAG AAGAAGCAAAAGATGCATCCAAGCATGTATGAAGATCAGTCTGTTTCTGAAAGGTTAAGATTCAGCCAGAGGCTCCTTGTCGCAAAAGATTCTTCTAGAAAAACGAAAGGACAGTTGTGTTCAGAATCATCATCCTCAGGTAGTCAAAGCGACAATAGGCAGTCCGATTCAACAGCAGATTCAATTGGATTTGGAGGCAATCATACTCGAAAGAAACACATTCCTACAGGCCCAGATTTTCAAGTAGACGTACCAAAGTGTACTGAGGCAGCTTATGATAGTGATTCTAAATGGTTAGGCACCCGAATTTGGCCACTTTACAAAGGAGAACATAACAAAAGCTTGATTGAAAGGGATCTTATTGGAAGAGGGAGACAAGAATCATGTGGATGCCAGTTCCCCGGTTCTATTGAATGTGTCAGGTTTCATGTTGGGGAGAAAAGGATGAAGGTAAAACTTGAGTTGGGCTCGGCCTTTTACGAATGGAAATTCAATTCCATGGGCGAGGAAAACGCGATTTCGTGGACTAAACAAGATGAGAACAAGTTTCAGGATATAGTGAACTCAAACCGGTTGTCATCTGAAAAATACTTTTGGGATGAGCTTTTCAAGTTTTTTCCAAGAAAAGGGAGGGCAGCTCTGGTCAGCTACTACTTCAATGTCTTTCTTCTACGGCGTAGAGGTCAACAAAATAGGAACATCACAAGCAATATTCATAGTGACGACGAGGACTCCGAATATGGGCCAATTTGCAACAGGTTTGGCCAAATGGCTACTCAATCTCCAGGGTCCATTTTTCGTTCACCAAAGAAAACGAATATGAGTGGCAGTTAG